Proteins co-encoded in one Caldalkalibacillus salinus genomic window:
- a CDS encoding SDR family oxidoreductase produces the protein MTNILITGTSSGFGLVTAIALAKQGYTVIATMRSLQRKDKLVTQAEEEGVLHRLILKELDVTNETEVHQVVQDIHSTVGGIDVLINNAGTAIGGFIEEVSMEKWRAQFETNFFGLVALTRQVIPLMRKQGKGKIINMSSISGRIAFPALAPYASSKFAVEAFSESLRLELKPFSIDVVLIEPGAYQTDIWDKGMASIQDQEKEETSPYAVGMANMMKQMQKNAISSTPVDEVVALIVKVISHPNPKLRYMIGKGVKRNVLLKHFLPWRWLERIIVNVVYRSKAK, from the coding sequence TTGACAAACATACTCATAACAGGAACGTCTAGTGGATTCGGTCTCGTCACGGCGATTGCACTTGCCAAACAAGGTTATACGGTGATTGCCACGATGCGGTCTCTACAACGTAAGGACAAGCTTGTTACACAAGCTGAAGAGGAGGGCGTTTTACACAGACTGATCCTCAAAGAGCTTGACGTGACCAATGAAACCGAGGTACACCAGGTTGTGCAGGATATACACTCAACGGTTGGGGGCATCGATGTTCTTATCAACAATGCAGGGACGGCTATAGGCGGCTTTATCGAAGAGGTTTCAATGGAAAAATGGCGAGCGCAGTTTGAGACGAATTTTTTTGGTTTAGTGGCGCTCACACGTCAAGTGATTCCGCTCATGCGGAAACAGGGTAAGGGGAAGATCATCAATATGAGTAGTATTAGCGGGCGTATAGCGTTTCCCGCATTGGCACCTTATGCCTCCTCTAAATTTGCGGTGGAGGCTTTCAGTGAGTCTTTACGTTTAGAGTTGAAACCGTTTAGCATCGATGTTGTACTCATTGAACCAGGCGCGTACCAAACGGACATATGGGATAAGGGTATGGCATCAATTCAGGATCAAGAGAAGGAAGAAACCAGTCCCTACGCTGTAGGAATGGCTAACATGATGAAACAAATGCAAAAAAACGCCATTTCATCCACACCGGTAGATGAAGTGGTTGCTCTGATTGTTAAAGTGATTAGTCACCCTAATCCCAAGTTAAGGTATATGATCGGAAAGGGTGTCAAACGCAATGTACTACTAAAGCACTTCTTACCATGGCGCTGGCTAGAGAGGATTATTGTGAACGTCGTGTACCGTTCAAAAGCAAAATAA
- a CDS encoding 2-oxoacid:ferredoxin oxidoreductase subunit beta, producing the protein MATTFKDFRNDVKPNWCPGCGHFSIQAAIQRAAAKQDLNPEHLAVVSGIGCSGRISGYVNAYGFHGVHGRALPVAQGVKLANPELTVIASGGDGDGYAIGMGHTIHAMRRNIDMTYIVMDNQVYGLTKGQTSPRSRKGFMTKSTPSGAMEKQTQPMQLALSSGVGFLAQGFSGDLKGIVSLIEKGIQHKGFSLINIFSPCVTYNKVNTYDFFKENIIKLEDEEAYDPSNLGMAMQKLIEHNGLVTGVIYQDHEPSFTDQIPDFDDNPIVHQDLNLSSEKIKGLVDEFC; encoded by the coding sequence ATGGCAACAACGTTCAAAGACTTCCGTAACGATGTAAAGCCCAATTGGTGCCCGGGGTGTGGACACTTCTCCATACAGGCAGCCATTCAGCGTGCAGCAGCCAAACAAGATTTGAATCCTGAACATCTAGCCGTCGTGTCCGGAATCGGTTGTTCCGGTAGAATATCAGGGTACGTGAATGCCTATGGATTCCATGGTGTACACGGTCGAGCCCTGCCAGTCGCACAGGGCGTTAAGCTAGCGAACCCTGAGCTTACCGTCATTGCTTCAGGAGGGGACGGTGACGGCTATGCGATTGGGATGGGACACACCATCCACGCCATGCGTCGTAATATAGATATGACCTACATCGTCATGGATAACCAAGTGTACGGCCTCACAAAAGGACAAACGTCACCAAGAAGCCGAAAAGGATTCATGACGAAAAGTACGCCAAGCGGTGCGATGGAGAAACAAACCCAACCCATGCAGCTTGCTTTATCTTCAGGTGTTGGATTTTTAGCCCAGGGTTTTTCTGGAGACCTAAAGGGCATTGTTTCTCTGATTGAAAAAGGCATACAGCATAAAGGATTCTCCCTTATCAATATATTTAGTCCATGTGTCACATATAACAAAGTGAACACATATGACTTCTTCAAGGAGAACATTATTAAATTAGAGGATGAAGAGGCCTATGATCCTTCAAACCTAGGCATGGCCATGCAGAAATTGATCGAACACAATGGGCTTGTTACAGGTGTGATATATCAGGATCACGAGCCATCCTTCACAGACCAAATACCTGATTTTGATGACAATCCTATTGTTCATCAAGACCTTAACCTCTCTTCAGAAAAAATCAAAGGGCTTGTGGATGAGTTCTGTTAA
- a CDS encoding 2-oxoacid:acceptor oxidoreductase subunit alpha has protein sequence MKPITWMVGGQQGDGFSSSGETFALGLSRLGYCIYGYFTNSSRIIGGHANYRVRISPYESLANADEIDILVAFDKETVDVNIDKLRDGGVILCDTSLDIELPENHSVQLIQVPIMKTAEELGTKLVKNMVAVGASAALVNVKPDVFLSIMAQRFERKGEKVVQMNTEAIQKGYDYVMENVTLKQDLSLPDVPQSKRMLMTGNDAIGLGAVTAGCRAMYAYPITPATDIMEYLAKKLPQLGGIVLQTEDEIGAINMTIGSAYAGARTMTATSGPGFALMMEAVGLAGMTETPLVIVNTQRGGPSTGLPTKHEQSDLFSALYGNHGEIPKIVLAPSTAEECYYDTIRAFNLAETYQCPVVLLTDLALSQATQSVNYIEPEPPQIERGKLKPLPHKADIDVEALESQAPETRYEQFKRFEDAEDGVSPRVLPGTPQGLHHVTGVEHSEVGRPSEDKVNRKKMMGKRLRKMEHVKVSNGVEVQGNQESDLLVIAWGSSKGVIREAIERVQEQGYNITHAHVKVVLPFPTEELKPYIEGTQHILFIENNGTGQLSALTHQLINDLPESKNLLKYDGEPFYPLEIETKLREMKEWQQRSKTSVTM, from the coding sequence ATGAAACCGATTACATGGATGGTAGGGGGACAACAAGGGGATGGCTTCAGCTCTAGCGGTGAAACATTCGCTTTAGGACTGAGTCGTCTAGGCTACTGCATTTATGGTTATTTCACTAACTCATCTAGGATCATAGGAGGGCACGCCAATTATCGTGTGCGTATTAGTCCTTACGAAAGTCTAGCTAATGCAGACGAAATTGACATTCTAGTCGCTTTCGACAAGGAAACAGTCGATGTCAACATAGATAAACTCCGAGATGGCGGTGTCATTCTATGTGATACCTCCCTTGATATAGAACTTCCTGAGAATCATAGCGTACAGTTGATTCAAGTGCCTATAATGAAAACAGCTGAAGAGCTCGGTACAAAACTGGTTAAGAACATGGTTGCCGTGGGTGCTTCAGCTGCATTAGTGAACGTCAAACCGGATGTGTTTCTCTCTATCATGGCGCAGCGTTTTGAACGAAAAGGTGAAAAAGTCGTCCAGATGAACACCGAAGCCATTCAAAAGGGCTATGACTACGTAATGGAAAACGTCACACTCAAACAAGATCTTTCTTTACCCGACGTGCCTCAAAGCAAGCGCATGCTGATGACAGGTAATGATGCCATAGGACTAGGTGCTGTCACAGCTGGTTGCCGTGCGATGTATGCCTACCCTATTACACCCGCAACAGATATCATGGAATACTTAGCGAAGAAACTGCCACAACTCGGTGGGATTGTCCTACAAACAGAAGATGAGATCGGTGCCATTAACATGACCATTGGTTCCGCTTATGCAGGAGCACGCACAATGACGGCCACATCCGGTCCAGGTTTTGCCCTCATGATGGAAGCCGTGGGATTGGCAGGTATGACAGAAACCCCTTTAGTCATCGTGAACACCCAACGTGGGGGGCCAAGTACGGGTCTTCCAACCAAGCATGAACAAAGTGACTTGTTCTCTGCTTTATATGGAAACCATGGAGAAATTCCTAAAATAGTCTTAGCCCCAAGTACAGCAGAGGAGTGTTACTACGACACGATCCGCGCCTTTAATCTGGCAGAGACGTATCAATGTCCCGTTGTACTATTAACGGATTTGGCCTTATCACAGGCGACCCAATCAGTGAACTATATCGAGCCTGAACCCCCTCAGATTGAGCGAGGTAAGTTAAAGCCATTGCCACACAAAGCGGATATCGATGTCGAAGCGTTAGAATCCCAAGCCCCTGAAACACGTTATGAACAATTTAAGCGCTTCGAAGATGCAGAAGACGGTGTGTCACCACGTGTACTTCCAGGGACACCACAAGGACTTCATCACGTGACGGGGGTTGAACATAGTGAAGTGGGGCGTCCATCGGAAGACAAAGTGAACAGGAAAAAGATGATGGGGAAACGTCTCAGAAAAATGGAACATGTTAAAGTATCAAACGGCGTTGAAGTACAAGGCAATCAAGAGAGTGATCTCCTCGTGATCGCTTGGGGATCGTCCAAAGGCGTTATTCGCGAGGCGATTGAGCGGGTTCAGGAACAAGGCTATAACATAACTCACGCGCATGTGAAGGTGGTTCTGCCGTTCCCTACAGAAGAGCTTAAGCCTTATATTGAGGGTACGCAGCATATCCTCTTTATAGAGAACAACGGAACAGGACAGTTATCAGCTCTGACACACCAATTAATCAATGATCTACCAGAATCCAAAAACCTTCTCAAGTATGATGGTGAACCGTTTTACCCACTAGAAATAGAGACTAAATTAAGGGAGATGAAAGAATGGCAACAACGTTCAAAGACTTCCGTAACGATGTAA
- a CDS encoding LysR substrate-binding domain-containing protein, translated as MEFRQLKYFMEVARKEHVTQAAEELHIAQSAISRQIANLENELNVQLFIREGRNVKLTPMGKVFLKRVDRAMSEIDLALQDIREFLDPERGEIRVGFPHSLAAYTLPRVVSEFRKEHPNVRFLLRQGMVDQLLEDLVDGDIDLALVSPVPEDNPEVQGHILFTEEMIAILPPQHPLAGSKSLRLEQLRSEPFVVFRSGFKLRTIVMDACQRAGFTPKIAFEGEETDTIRGLVAAGLGVGLLPAISLRESGPINPVHVSISEPKVTRTVGYATSKSRKLSPTDEVFQEFLWGFYNKGS; from the coding sequence ATGGAGTTTAGACAGTTAAAATATTTTATGGAAGTCGCTCGTAAAGAACATGTCACTCAAGCGGCCGAAGAACTACATATTGCTCAATCGGCGATCAGTAGGCAAATTGCTAATTTGGAAAATGAATTGAATGTTCAGTTGTTTATCAGAGAGGGACGTAATGTGAAGCTAACACCTATGGGTAAAGTATTTCTTAAGAGAGTGGATCGTGCGATGAGTGAAATCGATCTTGCGCTACAGGATATACGGGAATTTCTAGATCCTGAGCGTGGGGAAATCAGGGTCGGATTTCCTCATAGCCTAGCTGCGTACACCTTACCTCGGGTTGTATCCGAGTTTCGTAAGGAGCACCCCAATGTGCGCTTTTTGCTACGACAAGGGATGGTCGATCAACTTTTGGAGGACCTTGTAGACGGGGACATTGATTTGGCGCTTGTATCTCCCGTACCGGAGGATAACCCTGAGGTACAAGGGCATATTCTTTTTACTGAGGAGATGATTGCCATCCTACCACCGCAACACCCATTGGCCGGAAGTAAAAGTTTGCGCTTGGAGCAGCTTCGTTCTGAACCTTTCGTGGTTTTCCGCTCTGGATTCAAACTGAGAACAATCGTCATGGATGCTTGTCAGAGAGCCGGATTCACACCCAAAATCGCGTTTGAAGGGGAAGAGACGGACACGATAAGAGGGCTCGTAGCGGCTGGTTTAGGTGTGGGCTTATTACCCGCCATCTCCCTAAGAGAAAGTGGCCCCATTAATCCTGTTCACGTTTCCATTAGTGAACCTAAGGTCACACGGACAGTAGGGTATGCCACGTCAAAATCGAGAAAGCTCAGTCCCACTGACGAAGTGTTCCAAGAGTTCTTATGGGGGTTTTACAATAAGGGGTCGTAG